The Nostoc sp. 'Lobaria pulmonaria (5183) cyanobiont' genome window below encodes:
- a CDS encoding DUF4912 domain-containing protein, protein MAKERPPLEEMTLRQLRKVASEYSISRYSRMRKSQLLTSIQEVQRSKNLLSPSRSLEAQETVEAAKFELGQEDRTGGSLADVDEGLADLPSGYGESRIVLLPRDPQWAYTYWDIPNEHKEELRRQGGQQLALRIYDVTDIDIEYQSPHSIQEYPADELAREWYLPVPVSDRDYTIDIGYRAADGRWLVLARSSRVHIPPVYPSDWIEDVLITVNFEEDLRGTTQYELVPPAKKVAATANGNAVVNGNGNPIYDEIFGLAESAEAQRVAGSIFGSQQGAVRPEQAISSYIFPSGVGLWATPTMSGLTASGAGMSGVGFSASAVPVRPRQFWLIADAELIVYGATEPDATVTIGGRQIQLNPDGTFRFQMSFQDGLIDYPILAVAADGEQTRSIQMKFNRETPSRNTNTKEEAVLEWFS, encoded by the coding sequence ATGGCAAAAGAACGCCCGCCACTAGAGGAGATGACCTTACGCCAACTACGCAAAGTTGCTAGCGAATATAGCATCTCTCGCTATAGCAGAATGCGTAAATCACAACTGTTGACATCAATACAAGAAGTCCAGCGTAGCAAAAACTTACTCAGTCCATCTCGTTCATTGGAGGCACAAGAAACCGTGGAAGCTGCAAAGTTTGAATTAGGTCAGGAAGATCGTACTGGCGGATCTTTGGCTGACGTTGATGAAGGACTGGCAGATTTGCCCTCTGGCTATGGTGAAAGCCGGATTGTACTTTTACCGCGCGATCCTCAATGGGCTTACACTTACTGGGATATTCCCAATGAACACAAAGAGGAACTGCGTCGGCAAGGCGGACAACAACTGGCACTACGGATTTATGATGTCACCGACATCGATATCGAATATCAAAGCCCACATAGCATTCAAGAATATCCTGCTGATGAACTAGCTAGAGAATGGTATCTACCAGTGCCAGTTAGCGATCGCGATTATACGATCGATATTGGCTATCGTGCTGCTGATGGTCGCTGGTTAGTACTAGCTCGTTCTAGTAGAGTACACATTCCTCCCGTCTATCCTTCTGACTGGATTGAGGATGTCCTCATCACTGTAAATTTTGAAGAAGATTTACGTGGCACAACTCAGTACGAACTAGTTCCTCCTGCCAAGAAAGTTGCAGCTACCGCCAATGGCAATGCTGTTGTAAATGGCAACGGCAACCCTATCTACGACGAAATCTTTGGTTTAGCGGAATCTGCCGAAGCACAAAGGGTTGCTGGTTCTATCTTCGGCTCCCAACAAGGTGCAGTGCGTCCTGAACAAGCCATTAGCTCCTACATTTTCCCATCTGGTGTCGGTCTGTGGGCAACTCCCACTATGTCTGGCTTAACCGCTTCCGGTGCAGGAATGTCAGGTGTTGGCTTCTCGGCTTCTGCCGTACCAGTGCGTCCGCGCCAGTTCTGGTTAATTGCCGATGCTGAGTTGATAGTCTACGGTGCAACTGAACCCGATGCTACCGTAACCATTGGTGGCCGTCAAATTCAGCTAAACCCAGATGGAACATTCCGCTTCCAGATGTCCTTCCAGGATGGTTTAATTGACTACCCAATTTTGGCTGTAGCTGCTGATGGTGAGCAAACCCGGTCAATTCAGATGAAATTTAATCGTGAGACACCATCTCGGAATACTAACACCAAAGAAGAAGCTGTCTTAGAATGGTTCTCTTAA
- a CDS encoding phosphodiester glycosidase family protein, which translates to MSTKKIFLLFILIISASLLSGCQKIEANLVPKASKSCPGKDANFSIDFFRTNNQGKKNSKGINNVIIFNPKSPDLDFKVNVGLSHKLYAKDSRGKLRKEYVAKQFHELIADENAKLNGQLPIAAINADYIDTDDKPQGLNISRGVEYSGAFKNKRSSFGISGGTPQQRQATIQAGRRENDILNYNLVGGNGRFYRQGKFKDICEDLGEFACKNATNRSLAAITNQGYVILLVNDLKANSDIELSQLNRELMPDMFDNVLEGIASNNCLGKIQEGILFDGGMSPGLYYNQKTYVENLGPIGSVFLIYKK; encoded by the coding sequence ATGTCTACAAAAAAAATATTTTTGTTATTTATCTTGATAATCAGTGCAAGCTTATTATCAGGTTGCCAAAAGATAGAAGCAAATTTAGTCCCAAAAGCGTCTAAAAGTTGCCCTGGCAAAGATGCCAACTTCAGTATTGATTTTTTTAGAACCAATAATCAAGGTAAAAAAAATTCCAAAGGTATTAACAATGTGATTATTTTTAATCCCAAATCACCAGATTTAGATTTCAAAGTTAATGTTGGTCTATCTCATAAACTTTACGCGAAAGATAGTAGAGGTAAACTACGTAAAGAATATGTAGCAAAACAGTTTCATGAACTCATCGCTGATGAAAATGCCAAGTTAAACGGACAGCTACCTATTGCCGCAATTAATGCCGACTATATAGATACTGATGATAAACCACAAGGCTTAAATATTTCTCGTGGCGTAGAGTATTCAGGAGCATTTAAAAATAAACGTTCTTCCTTTGGGATATCAGGAGGTACACCCCAGCAGCGACAGGCTACTATTCAAGCTGGCAGAAGAGAAAACGATATTCTCAATTACAATTTAGTGGGCGGTAATGGCAGATTTTATCGTCAGGGTAAGTTTAAAGATATTTGTGAAGATTTGGGAGAATTTGCTTGTAAAAATGCAACTAATCGCTCTCTGGCAGCTATCACTAATCAAGGCTATGTAATTTTATTAGTTAATGACTTGAAAGCTAATTCAGATATTGAATTATCTCAACTTAATCGAGAGTTAATGCCAGATATGTTTGATAATGTCTTGGAAGGTATTGCTAGCAATAACTGTTTAGGTAAGATTCAAGAAGGGATTTTATTTGATGGAGGTATGTCTCCAGGATTGTATTACAACCAGAAAACTTATGTAGAAAACCTTGGGCCGATTGGTTCAGTTTTTTTAATTTACAAAAAATAA
- a CDS encoding translocation/assembly module TamB domain-containing protein — MTRSPNSENNQKPSNRRLWLLLLGRTSLALGGVLLIGIIVGAWWARNYVYKDLAPLVQQNLEQLLGRSVKVGNVERFSLSSLRFSSLSIPATASDQDQVVAKALEVQFSPLQLLLSRKLVLDVTLVQPNVYVQQDKDGRWVTAQVKAGEGKGFIQTELQSLQIQDGNIELMPFTAPTKPKGSVILDQVGGIARFSDGNQRIGYDFNTQLIRGGAVKIVGETQLKAQQTNLQLSAQNLQASEIARLIQLPIALQAGYLNADLGVQIPPKLSDIAITGTATANQITAKIQNIPQPISNFNGKFLFQGQTVTLDNLSTNFGKVPILANGTINTQTGFNVSAQIKPVSAKNILDTLKVNSSVPASGEIQANVKILGALQQPVVSGTVNNTKPIQVDRVQFKTVNTDFRLNASQTASQLTVSNLKIVPAAGGQITGGGQANLGTKDGVIFNAQVDGISGDILARSYGVTLPIAVGNVSAKAQISGSLRKQPLKLDVSNVQVTPPVGGKITANGQIQLAPQGQVGVDIQAQGIPGNAIAQGYGISTPINVGSISANAKISGSLGTPLNVNVSRSQANPDVGGQVTASGRVQLAPQGRVALIVQAKNIPGDAIAKAYNSSPSITIGNVSANADISGTLSNLQTVARVQAPSATYPTTGRIVVTKQGENIVFPDAVVNVAGGTIRAKGEIAQQRWQGSVKTSQIQLSRFSPQLRGRLNSNIQLAGTTQSFQLADIRAAGEISLPQGVAQLAKPLTAQFQWNGQQIIVENASTSGLSANGAIAIQSPPTGAPQIAGFDLNVLAQNFNLQNTGFKVPGDVAIAGRLDFNGKVTGTPDVPQANGNIRLRNFNVSNLAFDPLLTGNVNFQGGQGGSLRLAGKQDRIALNLGADYRPTSFLVKRDEAVTTGRTEGDNLLINAQQFPIALVGGFLPNNQLKPLAGQLSGNLVVNLNNYAIAGDVAIAGPRVARVAADEFRGSINYADGTASLANGQLRIGDSNIALSGNVQTGNDPQFQFQANFAQAKIQRLLQAFNIFDFQDLGTGLQPPTLAGAEALPTESISLPDADLKTQLAYFSNITAAIAKKQQAETKQTPSLPSLAELTGALSGAITANGSLKSGLNVGFNFQGANWQWGNYSINQVVAQGTFADGIVTLSPLSVGINQGLVAFSGQLGTEQLSGKLNVASLPLSLLEPFIEKYPVDITGNVNADATLAGSLQDPRVQGKVALANATLNKQPVQTGQVNFDYNKARLNFDSTLLVTGTQPVAVTGSVPAPLPFAKVQPDSNQISINANVQNEGLALLNLLTNNQVAWVDGQGKVDLNVRGTLNEPVINGNATLNNATFRAQALSDPLTNVTGTALFNGRTISVENIQGNYNQGQVTASGILPIFDAQQAAANPLTVSIADKLNFKLAGLYEGGVGGDVVIRGTALKPVIGGEIQLSNGQVIIGKSPTTAKKSAATADANTKVINLDRQEVNPNVTPTAENNANPVVTVDGSTSAATPPNLPVEFADLKLILGKDIRVTTQSLLSFVPGGAALSQPLLRFDAKGDLTINGTLAKPLPEGVIRLTGGGLSLFSTQFTLARGYEQTARFIPSLGLDPTLDVRLTAIVPEASARNTQTLESPLSSEVSDVSVNNFGTLRSVTVQARVDGPASKLGENLELTSEPSRSKGEIVALLGGSILGSFGQADAGQGLTNFASSTILGGLQGTITAIGQAVGFSEFRIFPTPSITNEESKTSRASILNLSAEGVFDISKNFSASLSRALSSDESFRYNVLYRVNDEILMRGSTDLGDENQLQVEYETRF; from the coding sequence ATGACGCGATCGCCAAATTCAGAAAACAATCAAAAACCATCTAATCGTCGTCTGTGGCTCCTGCTTTTAGGACGTACCAGTTTGGCTCTGGGTGGGGTTTTGCTAATTGGAATTATAGTTGGTGCTTGGTGGGCTAGAAACTATGTATACAAAGATTTAGCACCGTTAGTGCAGCAAAATCTTGAGCAATTACTGGGGCGTTCAGTAAAAGTTGGCAACGTTGAACGTTTTTCGCTTTCTAGTCTGAGATTTAGCTCTTTATCGATACCAGCAACTGCCAGCGATCAAGATCAGGTGGTCGCAAAAGCTTTAGAGGTGCAGTTCTCGCCGTTGCAACTCCTTCTTAGCCGAAAACTGGTATTAGATGTCACTTTAGTTCAACCCAATGTCTATGTTCAACAGGATAAAGATGGTCGTTGGGTGACAGCCCAAGTTAAGGCTGGGGAAGGAAAAGGTTTTATTCAAACTGAGTTGCAGTCACTTCAAATTCAAGATGGCAATATAGAGTTGATGCCATTCACTGCACCAACTAAACCGAAAGGCTCAGTAATATTAGATCAAGTTGGTGGTATTGCCCGATTTTCAGATGGAAATCAAAGGATCGGTTATGACTTCAATACTCAACTCATCAGGGGAGGCGCTGTTAAAATCGTTGGCGAAACCCAACTAAAAGCTCAACAAACTAACCTCCAACTTTCAGCACAAAATTTACAAGCATCTGAGATCGCTAGATTAATTCAATTACCGATCGCTCTGCAAGCTGGGTATTTAAATGCTGATTTAGGAGTTCAGATTCCACCCAAACTATCAGACATCGCAATTACGGGAACAGCTACAGCTAATCAAATCACCGCTAAAATTCAAAATATTCCTCAACCGATTTCTAATTTTAATGGGAAATTTCTATTTCAGGGTCAGACAGTTACTTTAGATAATCTGAGTACGAACTTTGGCAAAGTTCCCATTCTGGCTAATGGAACAATTAATACTCAAACAGGTTTTAATGTCTCTGCTCAGATCAAACCAGTTAGTGCGAAAAATATCTTAGATACCCTGAAAGTAAATTCGTCAGTCCCAGCTAGTGGCGAAATTCAAGCAAATGTTAAAATACTAGGCGCACTTCAGCAACCCGTCGTCAGTGGTACAGTAAATAATACAAAACCGATTCAAGTTGACCGCGTTCAATTTAAAACTGTCAATACTGATTTCCGCTTGAATGCATCTCAAACTGCGTCTCAACTTACTGTCTCCAATCTGAAAATAGTCCCCGCAGCTGGTGGTCAAATTACAGGCGGCGGTCAAGCTAATCTGGGAACCAAAGATGGGGTAATATTTAATGCTCAAGTTGATGGGATATCAGGAGATATACTAGCACGCAGCTATGGCGTTACTCTACCGATCGCAGTTGGCAATGTTTCAGCAAAAGCCCAAATTTCTGGCTCACTTCGCAAACAGCCCTTGAAACTTGATGTTTCTAATGTTCAGGTAACGCCACCAGTCGGGGGGAAAATCACAGCCAATGGTCAAATTCAACTCGCTCCCCAAGGTCAGGTAGGCGTAGATATTCAAGCTCAAGGTATCCCAGGAAATGCGATCGCTCAAGGTTACGGTATTTCCACTCCCATTAATGTTGGTAGTATATCTGCGAACGCTAAAATTTCTGGTTCTCTGGGAACACCGTTAAACGTTAATGTTTCTCGCTCTCAAGCAAATCCAGATGTGGGAGGGCAAGTCACAGCTAGCGGACGAGTTCAGCTTGCACCTCAAGGTAGGGTGGCGTTGATTGTGCAAGCAAAAAATATACCAGGAGATGCGATCGCTAAAGCCTACAATTCCTCACCCTCGATCACCATTGGGAATGTCTCGGCAAATGCCGATATTTCCGGCACTCTCAGCAATCTGCAAACAGTAGCACGGGTGCAAGCGCCTAGTGCCACCTATCCCACCACCGGACGAATTGTTGTTACCAAACAAGGAGAAAATATCGTCTTTCCCGATGCGGTTGTGAACGTGGCAGGTGGGACAATCAGGGCCAAAGGTGAAATTGCACAACAACGCTGGCAAGGATCTGTGAAGACTTCTCAAATTCAACTCAGCCGTTTCTCACCACAACTGCGAGGACGGCTGAATAGTAATATTCAGTTAGCAGGCACAACCCAATCTTTCCAGCTTGCAGATATTCGCGCCGCCGGAGAAATCAGCCTTCCCCAAGGAGTAGCGCAGCTGGCAAAACCGCTGACTGCACAATTTCAGTGGAATGGACAGCAGATTATAGTTGAAAACGCAAGTACCTCAGGATTGAGTGCTAATGGTGCGATCGCTATTCAGTCTCCCCCAACTGGCGCACCCCAAATTGCCGGATTTGATTTAAATGTACTGGCGCAGAATTTCAACTTACAAAATACTGGCTTTAAAGTTCCTGGTGACGTAGCAATAGCAGGGCGACTGGATTTTAATGGAAAAGTTACAGGTACTCCAGATGTACCGCAAGCTAATGGGAATATCCGGTTGCGGAATTTCAATGTGAGTAACTTGGCGTTTGACCCACTTCTAACCGGAAACGTGAATTTTCAAGGGGGACAAGGGGGAAGTCTGCGATTAGCTGGGAAACAAGATCGGATTGCCCTTAATTTAGGTGCAGATTATCGTCCAACTTCATTTTTAGTTAAACGCGATGAGGCTGTCACCACAGGTAGAACAGAGGGAGATAACTTGCTCATCAACGCCCAACAGTTTCCCATCGCTCTTGTTGGTGGCTTTTTACCTAACAATCAATTGAAACCACTGGCGGGGCAATTATCGGGTAATTTAGTTGTCAATCTGAATAATTATGCCATAGCGGGAGACGTGGCGATCGCAGGGCCTCGTGTTGCCAGAGTTGCAGCCGATGAATTTCGCGGCAGCATCAATTATGCCGATGGTACGGCTAGCTTGGCTAATGGTCAATTACGGATTGGCGATAGCAACATCGCCCTTAGTGGTAATGTGCAAACAGGGAATGACCCGCAATTTCAATTCCAAGCTAATTTTGCCCAAGCCAAAATCCAGAGACTTTTACAAGCGTTTAATATCTTCGATTTTCAAGACCTTGGTACTGGATTACAACCTCCAACCTTAGCTGGAGCAGAAGCGCTTCCAACTGAGTCTATCAGCTTGCCCGATGCAGATTTGAAAACACAGTTAGCATATTTCTCGAATATTACAGCAGCGATCGCCAAAAAACAGCAAGCTGAAACAAAACAAACACCATCTTTGCCCAGCCTTGCAGAATTAACAGGTGCTTTAAGCGGAGCAATTACAGCCAATGGCTCGTTAAAATCTGGGTTGAATGTTGGCTTTAATTTCCAAGGTGCTAACTGGCAATGGGGTAATTATTCCATCAATCAAGTCGTTGCTCAAGGCACTTTTGCCGATGGTATCGTCACCCTTTCGCCCTTGAGTGTGGGGATAAATCAAGGACTGGTGGCGTTTTCAGGACAGTTAGGAACTGAGCAACTATCTGGAAAATTGAATGTAGCCAGTCTGCCCTTATCACTTTTAGAACCTTTTATCGAAAAATACCCCGTAGATATCACTGGTAATGTAAATGCTGATGCCACTTTAGCAGGTAGTTTGCAAGACCCCAGAGTTCAAGGGAAAGTGGCGCTAGCGAATGCGACCCTTAATAAACAACCCGTACAAACAGGACAGGTGAACTTTGATTACAACAAAGCTCGCTTGAATTTTGATAGTACCTTACTAGTAACAGGAACGCAGCCAGTTGCCGTTACAGGTAGCGTACCAGCTCCTTTGCCTTTTGCCAAAGTGCAACCGGATAGCAATCAAATCAGCATCAACGCCAATGTGCAAAATGAAGGATTGGCACTCTTAAATCTGCTTACCAATAATCAAGTCGCTTGGGTAGACGGTCAAGGAAAAGTAGATTTAAATGTTCGAGGTACTTTAAACGAACCAGTTATCAACGGCAACGCCACACTTAATAATGCAACTTTTCGCGCTCAAGCCTTATCCGATCCTTTAACGAATGTCACAGGAACAGCACTATTTAATGGTAGAACGATAAGCGTTGAAAATATCCAAGGTAATTACAATCAAGGGCAAGTAACTGCATCAGGCATCTTGCCAATTTTTGATGCTCAACAAGCCGCAGCGAATCCCCTGACAGTATCAATAGCAGACAAACTCAATTTTAAGCTTGCAGGACTGTATGAAGGTGGTGTTGGTGGCGATGTCGTGATTCGCGGTACAGCCTTAAAACCTGTAATTGGTGGAGAGATTCAACTGAGTAATGGTCAGGTAATTATTGGCAAATCGCCTACTACTGCTAAAAAATCAGCAGCTACAGCAGATGCTAATACTAAGGTCATAAATCTAGATAGACAAGAGGTTAACCCTAATGTCACACCGACAGCAGAGAATAACGCTAACCCAGTAGTTACAGTGGATGGAAGCACTAGCGCCGCAACTCCACCCAATTTACCTGTAGAGTTTGCAGATTTAAAGTTGATTTTAGGCAAAGATATTCGGGTTACAACTCAGTCCCTACTCAGCTTTGTACCAGGAGGAGCGGCATTGAGTCAGCCCCTATTGAGGTTTGACGCTAAAGGTGACTTGACCATTAATGGTACATTAGCTAAACCGCTTCCTGAAGGAGTCATTCGTTTGACAGGAGGAGGACTGAGCTTATTTTCCACTCAGTTCACCTTGGCGCGGGGCTATGAACAAACTGCGCGGTTTATTCCTAGTCTTGGACTTGACCCGACTTTGGATGTCCGACTGACGGCAATTGTACCAGAAGCATCAGCAAGGAACACTCAAACTTTAGAATCACCATTGTCTTCTGAAGTCAGCGATGTTTCTGTAAACAACTTTGGGACTCTACGTAGTGTTACCGTTCAAGCTAGGGTGGACGGGCCAGCTAGTAAATTGGGTGAGAATCTAGAACTGACGAGCGAACCTAGCCGTAGTAAGGGAGAAATAGTTGCTTTGCTGGGTGGCTCAATTCTGGGTTCTTTCGGTCAAGCAGATGCAGGCCAAGGGCTGACTAATTTCGCTAGTTCTACCATTTTAGGTGGTTTACAAGGAACTATCACTGCGATCGGACAGGCTGTTGGTTTCAGTGAATTTCGGATATTTCCGACTCCATCTATTACTAATGAAGAATCAAAAACATCAAGAGCTTCAATTCTTAATTTATCAGCGGAAGGTGTGTTTGATATTAGTAAAAATTTCTCTGCCTCTTTATCACGCGCTCTTTCTAGCGATGAATCTTTCCGTTACAATGTCCTCTATCGAGTCAATGACGAAATTCTGATGCGAGGCTCAACTGATTTGGGGGATGAAAATCAACTCCAAGTTGAGTATGAAACCCGATTTTAG
- a CDS encoding polysaccharide deacetylase family protein — protein sequence MSSRKLSLLLKLIIIILVTGASSLGISLLLTTSGFEHLLGIIKPKSESAKASHNKLMSADAQNISPVKNQMNEVPKAFQGTIVYQGKLKADEKVIALTFDDGPGPKNTAQILEILKKNDVKATFFMIGQMVKYFPQVAKQVAADGHVIGNHTWHHWYRHMDLATAASEIDRTAEIIYKTTGEKTTLFRPPGGFLNNGLAEYAKNEKYAVMMWSEESGDAQRRSPQVPGLVKNVLKYAKPGAIVLMHDGGGNRSKSVKALPEMIAALKAQGYRFVTIPQLLEIQAQEKSVETAASSVVTNQEHPNQQLNHQ from the coding sequence GTGTCTAGCCGGAAATTATCTTTGTTACTAAAACTAATAATTATTATATTGGTTACTGGTGCTAGTAGTTTAGGTATCAGCTTGCTTTTAACCACAAGCGGATTTGAGCATTTGTTGGGAATTATCAAGCCAAAAAGCGAGAGTGCTAAAGCGAGTCATAACAAACTGATGAGTGCAGATGCACAGAATATAAGTCCAGTCAAAAACCAGATGAATGAAGTGCCAAAGGCATTTCAGGGAACAATCGTTTATCAAGGGAAACTAAAAGCAGATGAGAAAGTTATTGCCCTAACTTTTGATGATGGCCCCGGCCCCAAAAATACGGCACAGATTTTAGAAATTTTGAAGAAAAATGATGTAAAAGCCACATTCTTCATGATCGGGCAAATGGTGAAATATTTTCCCCAAGTTGCCAAGCAAGTGGCTGCTGATGGTCACGTAATTGGTAATCACACATGGCATCATTGGTATCGCCACATGGACTTAGCTACTGCGGCTAGTGAAATCGATCGTACAGCAGAAATCATCTACAAGACTACTGGAGAGAAAACTACTTTATTTCGTCCTCCTGGGGGCTTTCTGAATAATGGACTAGCCGAATATGCCAAAAACGAGAAATACGCTGTCATGATGTGGTCAGAAGAATCGGGAGATGCTCAACGTCGTTCGCCTCAAGTTCCAGGACTAGTCAAAAATGTGCTGAAATATGCAAAACCCGGTGCAATTGTATTGATGCACGATGGCGGGGGCAACCGTTCCAAATCTGTCAAGGCTTTACCAGAAATGATCGCAGCTTTAAAGGCCCAAGGCTATAGATTTGTGACAATTCCCCAACTACTAGAAATACAAGCCCAAGAAAAAAGTGTGGAAACAGCAGCATCATCTGTGGTAACAAATCAAGAACATCCAAACCAACAGCTTAATCATCAGTGA
- the crtR gene encoding beta-carotene hydroxylase, with amino-acid sequence MTSLDPNFFDIPDKSLIIIDPAVDDYKKLNGNNLEVIFKDVVDTEVITVTSETHKLLKVPPKELLAPPGDFNPTLLLFFASVTVLVSSHCGYWLWQWPDWLCFSFNTIALHCAGTVIHDACHQSAHRNRVINAMLGHGSALMLGFVFPVFTRVHLQHHAHVNHPKDDPDHFVSTGGPLWLIAFRFLSHEVFFFRRRLWRKYELWEWLISRLIVVAIVYISVQYHFLMYVLNFWVVPSGIVGLILGLFFDYLPHRPFVERDRWKNARVYPSPILNILILGQNYHLIHHLWTCIPWYKYQSTYYLMKPLLDEKGCYQTSGLLQKKDFLEFIYDIFVGIRFSHQKTKISDESQSRK; translated from the coding sequence ATGACCTCTTTAGATCCTAATTTTTTTGACATCCCGGACAAAAGCCTAATCATCATCGACCCAGCCGTTGATGACTATAAAAAGCTAAATGGCAACAACTTGGAAGTCATCTTTAAAGACGTAGTAGATACAGAAGTAATAACGGTAACTTCAGAAACACATAAACTACTGAAAGTTCCACCAAAGGAATTGTTAGCGCCTCCCGGTGATTTCAATCCTACACTACTACTGTTTTTTGCATCCGTGACAGTACTGGTGTCATCTCATTGTGGTTACTGGCTTTGGCAATGGCCAGACTGGCTGTGTTTTAGTTTTAACACTATTGCTTTGCATTGTGCTGGAACAGTAATTCATGATGCTTGTCACCAATCTGCCCACCGCAATCGAGTCATTAATGCCATGCTAGGGCATGGTAGCGCCTTGATGCTAGGGTTCGTTTTCCCAGTATTTACACGAGTACATTTGCAGCATCATGCTCATGTCAACCATCCCAAAGACGATCCAGATCATTTTGTTTCTACAGGTGGCCCACTGTGGCTGATTGCATTTCGATTCTTGTCTCACGAGGTATTTTTCTTTCGACGGCGACTGTGGCGCAAATATGAGCTATGGGAATGGTTAATTAGCCGCTTAATTGTTGTTGCCATTGTTTATATCTCAGTTCAATATCATTTTTTAATGTACGTTCTCAATTTTTGGGTTGTACCTTCTGGTATAGTGGGATTAATATTAGGCTTATTTTTTGATTATTTGCCCCATCGTCCCTTTGTTGAACGCGATCGCTGGAAAAATGCTCGTGTATACCCCAGCCCAATTCTTAACATCCTGATTTTAGGTCAGAACTACCATTTAATTCATCATTTATGGACTTGTATTCCCTGGTACAAATATCAGTCTACATATTATCTAATGAAGCCTTTGTTAGATGAAAAAGGCTGTTATCAAACTTCAGGATTACTACAAAAAAAAGACTTTTTAGAGTTTATTTACGATATTTTTGTAGGAATTCGCTTTTCTCATCAAAAAACTAAAATTTCCGATGAATCACAAAGTCGTAAATAA
- a CDS encoding aromatic ring-hydroxylating dioxygenase subunit alpha, with translation MSLETETLQATPPTSTFEKLEDKQEFDWRQCWYPVTFVKDLPANRPHGFSLYDEPLVLFKNKDGQFICLADRCPHRTAKLSDGQIIDGKIECLYHGWQFGSDGQCLHIPQLATDAKIPVNACVPSFKVVERQGMIWVWAGEKETAVDEIIPILPDLDKSGFVCADFILDLPYDQTYLVENVIDPAHVAISHSGTRGGGNRKNAQPLEMEVLENSVQGVKGRWRGANKSNEAWKYIDFVAPSLVLNTAYIEKKDWTFGLALYSIPLGKGRCRLLARGYRNFMTWGVKLRPRWLDHLNTNKILEQDLPLIAGQQAEIERLGRSLKELYLPLKTSDTLVIEYRKWLDKFGSSLPFYHGYSTWKNVENDELNSKPVLLDRFSRHTLICSSCNRAYQVTNRVKQGCIGVAIALAAVAILADDYRIRIAAISVSIAAIVMSVMAHTLKTHFQHSYTRH, from the coding sequence ATGTCATTAGAAACAGAGACACTACAGGCGACACCACCAACTTCTACTTTTGAGAAACTTGAGGATAAGCAAGAATTTGACTGGAGGCAATGCTGGTATCCCGTCACCTTTGTAAAAGACTTGCCTGCCAATCGCCCTCATGGCTTTTCCTTGTACGATGAACCTTTGGTTTTATTCAAAAACAAAGATGGACAATTTATCTGTTTAGCAGATCGTTGTCCTCACCGTACAGCTAAACTTTCTGATGGACAAATTATTGACGGCAAAATTGAGTGCTTATATCACGGTTGGCAGTTTGGCAGCGATGGTCAATGTCTGCACATTCCCCAATTAGCAACAGATGCAAAAATTCCAGTCAATGCTTGTGTGCCATCCTTTAAGGTTGTGGAACGCCAAGGTATGATTTGGGTATGGGCTGGCGAAAAAGAAACTGCTGTTGATGAAATTATTCCAATTTTGCCAGATTTAGATAAGTCAGGATTTGTGTGTGCAGACTTTATATTGGATCTGCCTTATGACCAAACATATCTAGTAGAAAACGTCATCGATCCTGCTCATGTTGCTATTAGCCATAGTGGCACTAGAGGGGGTGGTAATCGGAAAAATGCCCAACCGCTAGAAATGGAAGTGCTAGAGAATTCGGTTCAGGGGGTTAAAGGCAGGTGGCGGGGAGCTAACAAATCAAATGAAGCCTGGAAGTATATTGATTTTGTTGCTCCAAGTCTTGTGCTAAACACTGCTTATATTGAAAAAAAAGATTGGACATTTGGACTAGCTTTGTATTCGATTCCTTTAGGTAAAGGGCGATGCCGTCTTTTAGCTAGAGGTTATCGTAATTTCATGACTTGGGGAGTCAAGCTGAGGCCGCGCTGGCTCGATCACTTAAATACGAACAAAATATTAGAGCAGGATTTGCCTCTGATTGCAGGACAACAGGCAGAAATTGAGCGCTTGGGAAGAAGTCTCAAAGAATTATATTTGCCGTTGAAAACATCTGACACATTAGTGATTGAGTACCGCAAGTGGCTAGATAAATTTGGATCGTCTTTGCCTTTTTATCACGGCTATTCCACGTGGAAAAATGTTGAGAATGACGAATTGAATTCAAAGCCGGTTTTGCTAGACAGATTTTCGCGACACACACTTATTTGTAGTTCTTGCAATCGAGCTTATCAGGTGACAAATAGGGTCAAACAAGGTTGTATAGGGGTAGCGATCGCTCTAGCTGCTGTAGCAATACTTGCAGATGATTATAGAATCAGAATCGCAGCAATATCAGTTTCCATAGCAGCAATTGTCATGTCTGTTATGGCTCATACACTCAAAACTCACTTTCAGCACTCTTACACTCGTCATTAA